The following proteins are encoded in a genomic region of Gimesia sp.:
- a CDS encoding efflux RND transporter permease subunit, with translation MLNSIIRLSLTHRTLVLAACVVILAYGGYLSTTLPIDVFPDLDRPRVVILTQCPGMSSEEVETLVTYPIETAILGANGVEDVRSQSSQGMNVIYVEFSWQTEPRYARQIVSERLANVPMPPGIRPIMTPQASIMGQILHVGIHRRKGPQGGLLAPLERVDLLAELTEQEGRPLLTVWDPVVRNDPEQWQKVEIQDPHWDPALPGREVSFTWNKRSYDVVFPTPLEEKMDLRTTADWLIRPRLLKLNGIAEVIVMGGDQKQYQVLVDPIKLQEYNVSLQDVEEAVQSNNLNASGGFILSGQTERPVRVIGRLGALTNNVLEELRQAPVKMNGDRAVLLENVAEIVEGPAPKRGDASIDGHPGVVITIVKQPHADTRKLTDDVMAALRDAETSLPADIVINTKLFKLKSFIDRGIYYVEEALVIGAVLVVIVLFLFLLNLRTTFITLTAIPLSLVITTLVFRVVGVLTGTELSINVMTLGGIAVAIGELVDDAIVDVENIFRRLGENNISPDPKPAIVVVFEASREIRSAIVFGTAVVVLAFMPLFALSGVEGRLFVPLGVAYIVSILASLLVSLTVTPVLSYYLLPQAKATHTHQDGRLLRFLKWGAGYLIRFSMRHAALLLLLTWGLVGVSVWELSRLGADFLPKFDEGSVQINVTLPGGSSLKASNEASSLIDAQLVKMQKSKDNPRGPILHFFRRTGRAERDEHAQPVNVGEYILTMNPEADYDRDEFLETLLSDLKTNVPGVGIEAEQPLSHLISHMLSGVKAQVGIKLYGDDLDKLRELAGDVRAAITDIPGVTPPIIDPQERVDELHVVLKPDELAYFGLSREYVARFVETALKGEAVSQVLEGQRRFDLVIKLDEPYRSDPYNLGTLRLELPDGRGQIRLRELADFPASASGPNLVNRENVRRRQTIRCNVSGRDLASTVAEIEKQVRTEVELPTGYFVEFGGQFEAQRSATLLITILAAVSVAGIFIVLMMLYPSARITFQILNAIPTAFIGGVFALVLTDQTLTVASMVGFVSLGGIAVRNGILLVTHYFHLMEEEGESFSPEMVLRGSLERLAPVLMTALTAGIALIPLVVGGNKPGLEILYPVATVILGGLVTSTFCEFFIHPGLFWKFSGKDADRLVRSETSDAELLRTATQQHS, from the coding sequence GTGCTCAATTCCATTATCCGACTTTCGCTAACCCATCGCACACTGGTCCTGGCGGCCTGTGTGGTCATTCTGGCTTATGGCGGTTACCTGTCCACCACGCTGCCGATCGACGTCTTTCCTGACCTCGACCGTCCGCGCGTGGTCATCCTCACACAGTGTCCCGGCATGTCATCGGAAGAGGTGGAAACCCTCGTTACTTATCCCATCGAAACGGCCATTCTGGGGGCCAACGGCGTCGAGGATGTCCGCAGCCAGTCCAGCCAGGGCATGAACGTCATCTACGTCGAGTTCAGCTGGCAGACGGAACCTCGTTACGCCCGGCAGATCGTTTCAGAACGCCTGGCCAACGTTCCCATGCCGCCCGGGATCCGCCCGATCATGACTCCCCAGGCCTCGATCATGGGACAGATTCTGCACGTCGGGATCCATCGTCGCAAAGGGCCACAAGGTGGTCTGCTTGCGCCGCTGGAGCGGGTCGACCTCCTCGCAGAGCTGACTGAGCAGGAAGGACGCCCCCTGCTCACCGTCTGGGATCCCGTCGTACGCAACGATCCCGAACAGTGGCAAAAAGTCGAAATTCAAGATCCCCACTGGGACCCGGCACTCCCGGGGCGAGAGGTTTCATTTACCTGGAACAAACGTTCCTACGATGTTGTCTTTCCCACGCCTTTAGAAGAAAAGATGGACCTGCGGACCACGGCAGACTGGTTGATCAGACCCCGCCTGCTCAAATTAAATGGCATCGCCGAAGTCATCGTTATGGGCGGCGATCAGAAACAGTACCAGGTCCTCGTCGATCCGATCAAGCTGCAGGAATATAATGTCTCCCTGCAGGATGTCGAAGAAGCCGTGCAGTCGAACAATCTGAATGCCAGTGGCGGATTTATCCTCAGCGGACAGACCGAACGCCCTGTGCGGGTCATCGGCCGACTCGGTGCCCTGACCAATAATGTCCTCGAAGAACTGCGCCAGGCGCCCGTGAAGATGAATGGAGACCGGGCGGTATTGCTGGAGAACGTGGCCGAGATCGTCGAAGGTCCCGCACCCAAACGCGGAGACGCGAGTATCGACGGACACCCGGGAGTCGTGATCACCATTGTCAAACAGCCCCACGCCGATACCCGCAAGCTGACCGACGACGTCATGGCGGCACTCCGTGATGCGGAAACGTCCCTGCCAGCCGACATCGTCATCAATACCAAACTTTTTAAGCTGAAGAGTTTCATCGACCGCGGAATTTACTATGTCGAAGAGGCGCTGGTCATTGGGGCGGTACTGGTGGTGATCGTACTGTTCCTGTTTCTCTTGAATCTGCGGACAACGTTCATAACCCTCACGGCCATTCCTCTTTCGCTGGTCATCACGACGCTCGTGTTCCGCGTGGTGGGTGTGCTCACGGGGACCGAACTGTCGATCAACGTGATGACCCTGGGAGGCATCGCCGTCGCCATCGGAGAACTTGTCGACGATGCGATTGTGGATGTGGAAAATATTTTCCGTCGACTGGGAGAAAACAACATCAGCCCCGATCCCAAACCGGCGATTGTCGTCGTATTTGAAGCCAGTCGGGAAATCCGTTCGGCGATTGTCTTTGGAACCGCCGTGGTGGTGCTGGCCTTTATGCCTCTGTTTGCTCTCTCGGGAGTCGAAGGACGTCTGTTTGTTCCCCTTGGTGTCGCCTACATTGTTTCCATCCTGGCTTCCCTGCTTGTTTCGCTGACGGTGACGCCGGTCCTGTCGTATTACCTGCTTCCCCAGGCCAAAGCCACCCACACGCATCAGGATGGGCGACTGCTGCGATTTCTGAAATGGGGCGCCGGATATCTGATCCGGTTCAGTATGCGGCATGCTGCCCTCCTGCTACTGCTGACCTGGGGCCTGGTCGGTGTCAGCGTCTGGGAACTCTCGAGGCTGGGAGCAGACTTTCTACCGAAATTCGACGAAGGCAGCGTCCAGATCAACGTTACCCTGCCCGGGGGATCTTCCCTCAAAGCGTCCAATGAGGCCTCCTCGCTGATCGATGCCCAACTGGTCAAAATGCAGAAGTCAAAGGACAATCCCCGCGGCCCGATCCTGCACTTTTTCCGCCGGACCGGACGTGCTGAGCGGGATGAACATGCTCAACCCGTCAACGTGGGCGAATACATTCTGACCATGAATCCGGAAGCGGATTACGACCGCGATGAGTTCCTGGAAACCTTACTCTCCGACCTGAAAACCAACGTACCGGGAGTCGGCATCGAAGCAGAGCAGCCACTCTCTCACCTGATCAGCCACATGCTGTCCGGCGTCAAAGCCCAGGTCGGCATCAAACTCTATGGCGATGATCTCGATAAACTCCGCGAACTGGCAGGCGACGTTCGTGCTGCCATCACAGACATTCCCGGCGTAACGCCGCCGATCATCGATCCCCAGGAACGTGTCGATGAACTGCACGTGGTGCTCAAACCCGATGAGCTGGCTTACTTCGGGTTAAGCCGGGAGTACGTCGCCCGCTTTGTCGAGACTGCCCTCAAAGGGGAAGCCGTCTCTCAGGTGCTCGAAGGACAGCGGCGCTTTGATCTGGTCATCAAGCTCGATGAACCATATCGTTCCGATCCTTATAACCTCGGCACACTAAGGCTCGAACTCCCCGATGGACGAGGACAGATTCGTTTACGGGAGCTGGCTGACTTTCCCGCTTCCGCCAGTGGTCCGAACCTGGTCAACCGGGAAAATGTCCGCCGCCGGCAGACAATCCGCTGTAACGTTTCGGGACGCGATCTGGCCAGTACCGTAGCTGAGATTGAAAAGCAGGTTCGCACAGAAGTCGAACTGCCAACCGGTTATTTTGTGGAGTTCGGCGGGCAGTTTGAAGCACAACGCTCTGCCACACTCCTGATTACCATTCTGGCTGCCGTCTCGGTCGCCGGGATCTTTATCGTACTGATGATGCTCTATCCTTCCGCCCGCATCACCTTTCAGATCCTGAATGCCATCCCGACGGCGTTCATCGGAGGTGTCTTCGCGCTGGTCTTAACCGACCAGACTCTGACGGTCGCCAGCATGGTGGGCTTTGTGTCGCTGGGGGGAATTGCCGTTCGGAATGGCATTCTGCTCGTGACGCATTACTTCCATTTAATGGAAGAGGAAGGAGAAAGCTTCTCCCCCGAGATGGTACTTCGCGGCAGCCTGGAACGACTGGCTCCCGTGCTGATGACCGCACTCACTGCCGGGATCGCCCTGATTCCGCTGGTGGTGGGCGGGAACAAACCGGGACTGGAAATCCTCTATCCTGTCGCGACTGTAATACTGGGAGGCCTGGTCACGTCCACCTTCTGTGAATTCTTTATTCATCCAGGGCTCTTCTGGAAATTCTCAGGCAAGGATGCCGATCGACTGGTTCGCAGCGAAACATCGGATGCAGAACTCCTGCGAACTGCAACTCAACAACACTCTTGA
- a CDS encoding DUF4339 domain-containing protein gives MSNWYFQQGEQILGPYPFQDLVELVRDEKLGPETLVRSSDEANWQRADSVSGLFERAEVDPAAEADPDLVLANAGDLETFLTAPDVAEEKSTGKSEPTGSASKEAVAETTSKETDDEAETGAYSDETWSTTVKAAVDKIDSRNPKPTEEEQEEAEPLQIVPQISFSILQRPAVRMLILACILVLCACAGVYGFIQWMGEEQVYFPLVGETSPLLFLVYAACAFLIVVLIVPLLSYVSTPYLRAGYKLGASLVTAGLTALYLLHWSEWQNLSFPARNQAEAKLFFPLMGECSTFFYWMYFTDVLIFIAVLTYFTARWLESHADEV, from the coding sequence ATGAGTAACTGGTACTTCCAACAGGGCGAACAAATTCTGGGGCCGTATCCGTTTCAGGATCTGGTGGAACTGGTGCGCGACGAAAAACTGGGCCCCGAAACCCTGGTCCGCAGCAGTGACGAAGCGAACTGGCAACGTGCCGACTCCGTGAGTGGCTTGTTTGAGCGGGCAGAAGTCGATCCCGCTGCGGAGGCTGACCCCGATCTGGTATTAGCGAATGCTGGAGACCTGGAGACGTTTCTTACTGCGCCGGATGTTGCGGAAGAGAAGAGCACCGGCAAAAGTGAGCCGACGGGTTCTGCTTCTAAGGAAGCAGTGGCGGAAACCACCAGCAAGGAAACAGACGACGAAGCCGAGACGGGCGCTTATTCAGACGAGACCTGGTCGACGACGGTGAAAGCGGCCGTGGATAAGATTGATTCACGTAACCCGAAACCGACGGAGGAAGAGCAGGAGGAAGCAGAGCCCTTGCAGATCGTTCCCCAGATCAGCTTCTCCATTCTGCAGCGTCCGGCAGTACGCATGCTGATTCTGGCCTGCATTCTGGTGTTGTGTGCGTGTGCCGGGGTGTATGGTTTTATTCAATGGATGGGGGAAGAGCAGGTCTATTTCCCACTGGTCGGTGAGACTTCTCCACTACTGTTTCTGGTTTATGCAGCCTGTGCATTTCTGATCGTGGTGTTGATCGTCCCGCTGCTGTCCTATGTGTCGACCCCCTATCTGCGTGCGGGATACAAACTGGGAGCGTCCCTGGTCACGGCTGGTCTGACGGCGCTGTATCTGCTGCACTGGTCCGAATGGCAGAACCTGTCTTTTCCCGCGCGAAATCAGGCGGAAGCGAAACTCTTTTTCCCATTGATGGGAGAGTGTTCGACCTTTTTCTATTGGATGTACTTCACAGACGTTTTGATTTTCATTGCCGTGCTGACATACTTTACCGCCCGCTGGCTGGAGTCGCATGCAGATGAAGTGTAA
- a CDS encoding DUF1559 domain-containing protein, which translates to MKCNYRSTRTIVMSRKVKSFRARRGYTIIELLTVTAVISMLIALLFPALQSARSSARRVQCLNNMRNVSLGLLQATDSANRFPACGYYGDGTPGTVGSFRSWVVDILPYIDQASLYNEWDFDEHYLKTTNGPLGDTYIPVLICPDDISEVPGQGNLTYVVNSGVGFSALIGGVHDCPIGPLSGKLDLNGNGITCNSSTKGDGTPSDRELFFQMGLFFNETWKGTIRAQRHHTMASITDGSSNTLLISENIRTGYNPQDPLSNWASPNPYLTSFYIGTPCKGGHCAAGNVDYNLANSGESAINAGIQKSEGHSPFPNSLHQGGVHAGFCDGHIQFLSENIDGKVYAAMASPQGQALENTLLAQ; encoded by the coding sequence ATGAAGTGTAATTACAGAAGCACTCGAACGATTGTCATGTCCCGGAAGGTGAAGTCATTTCGCGCCCGGAGAGGCTATACCATCATTGAACTCCTGACGGTCACCGCAGTAATCAGTATGCTGATTGCCCTGTTATTTCCAGCCCTGCAGTCGGCCCGGAGTTCGGCGCGGCGGGTCCAGTGTTTAAACAACATGCGGAATGTGAGCCTGGGCCTGTTACAGGCGACAGACAGTGCCAACCGGTTTCCTGCCTGTGGCTATTATGGGGATGGGACTCCGGGCACGGTAGGCTCTTTCCGCAGCTGGGTTGTGGACATTCTGCCTTACATCGATCAGGCAAGTCTGTATAACGAGTGGGACTTTGATGAGCATTACCTGAAGACCACGAATGGTCCTCTGGGAGATACGTATATTCCGGTACTGATCTGTCCTGATGACATCAGTGAAGTTCCCGGACAGGGGAACCTGACGTATGTCGTGAATAGCGGCGTGGGGTTTTCGGCCCTGATCGGTGGCGTGCATGATTGTCCGATTGGCCCACTGAGCGGAAAGCTGGATCTGAACGGGAACGGGATCACCTGTAATTCCTCGACGAAAGGGGATGGCACGCCCTCCGACCGAGAACTGTTCTTTCAGATGGGACTGTTTTTCAATGAAACGTGGAAGGGCACAATTCGCGCGCAGCGGCATCACACCATGGCCAGCATCACCGATGGGTCATCCAACACGCTGTTGATCTCGGAAAATATTCGCACCGGTTACAATCCGCAAGACCCCTTGTCCAACTGGGCTTCTCCGAACCCTTACCTGACGAGCTTCTATATTGGAACTCCCTGCAAGGGGGGACACTGCGCTGCAGGCAACGTCGATTACAATCTGGCAAACTCCGGAGAGAGTGCGATCAACGCGGGGATTCAGAAGTCGGAAGGACATTCCCCCTTTCCCAACTCACTGCATCAAGGAGGCGTGCATGCTGGTTTTTGTGATGGACATATCCAGTTTCTCTCCGAGAATATTGATGGAAAAGTTTACGCTGCCATGGCCAGTCCCCAGGGGCAGGCGCTGGAGAATACACTGCTGGCCCAATAG
- a CDS encoding glycosyltransferase, translating to MTSPLRILLTNNTLALRAGSELFLSDVAQGLLRRGHLPVAYSTTLGDLGEELQSKTIPVIDDLNALQEPPDVIHAQHHLEAMSAMLHFPDTPVVYYCHGWLPWQERPVVFPNIFKYVAVDDLCRERLLTTPGIASEQIRTLYNFVDLKRYQPRAPLPEQPQSALIFSNQASDQNYAGLIRAACRARGIERVDLIGQSSGNVQSRPEELLPQYDVVFAKARCALEAMAVGCAVVVTEHYGVGGLVTSQNMQQLRRLNFGVRTMQAAPLAEARLVDALSGYNAADASKVSEWIRQEADLEQYLDQLELLYHGAVQQRQGEIVSPDSKFRAAANYLQELAPLVKRQAEVEQRAAGFEQRAQLLEQQLQQLQSQLQERQTEQEQTAHEYAEFRGSIAGRLALKLQQMRLWLTRPR from the coding sequence ATGACGTCCCCCCTGCGGATCCTGTTGACGAATAATACGCTCGCGTTGCGAGCCGGTTCGGAACTGTTTCTGTCCGACGTGGCGCAGGGACTGTTGCGACGCGGGCATCTGCCGGTGGCGTATTCCACGACACTGGGAGACCTGGGAGAAGAGTTACAGTCGAAGACGATCCCCGTGATCGATGATCTGAACGCACTGCAGGAGCCGCCCGATGTGATTCACGCGCAGCATCATCTGGAAGCGATGTCGGCGATGCTGCATTTTCCTGATACGCCTGTCGTGTATTACTGTCATGGCTGGCTTCCCTGGCAGGAACGTCCGGTCGTGTTTCCGAATATTTTCAAGTATGTCGCCGTCGATGATTTGTGTCGCGAGCGTTTGTTGACGACGCCGGGCATTGCATCTGAGCAGATCAGAACTTTGTATAACTTCGTCGATCTGAAACGTTATCAGCCGCGAGCGCCACTGCCGGAACAACCGCAGTCTGCGCTCATCTTCAGTAACCAGGCGTCGGATCAGAACTATGCGGGGCTGATTCGTGCGGCCTGTCGTGCGAGGGGCATCGAGCGGGTGGATCTCATTGGACAGAGCTCGGGGAATGTGCAGTCCCGACCCGAAGAGTTGCTGCCTCAATACGACGTTGTGTTCGCGAAAGCCCGTTGTGCGCTCGAAGCGATGGCCGTGGGTTGTGCTGTGGTCGTCACCGAACATTACGGGGTTGGAGGGCTGGTGACCTCACAAAACATGCAGCAGCTCCGCCGATTGAATTTTGGGGTGAGGACGATGCAGGCGGCTCCCTTAGCGGAAGCCCGTCTTGTGGATGCCCTATCCGGATATAACGCGGCGGATGCATCAAAAGTCTCAGAGTGGATTCGCCAGGAGGCTGACCTGGAGCAGTACCTGGATCAGCTGGAGTTGCTCTATCACGGTGCTGTGCAGCAGAGACAGGGAGAGATTGTTTCTCCTGACAGCAAATTCAGAGCAGCGGCGAATTACCTGCAGGAACTGGCTCCGCTGGTGAAACGACAGGCAGAAGTCGAACAGCGGGCCGCCGGGTTTGAGCAACGCGCTCAACTGCTGGAACAGCAGCTTCAACAGTTGCAGTCCCAGTTGCAGGAACGGCAGACAGAACAAGAACAGACCGCACACGAATACGCGGAATTTCGCGGCTCGATTGCCGGTCGGCTGGCGTTGAAACTGCAGCAGATGAGACTCTGGCTGACCAGACCTCGCTGA
- a CDS encoding DUF3147 family protein gives MWYYLLKVAVTAVLVVAVSEISKRSSLLGGVLASLPLVSYLGLIWLYIDTGSTAKVSELSSSIFWLVLPSLSFFLLLPWLLKKGMGFGASFGISTVAMIGFYLAMVVCLKKLGIQA, from the coding sequence ATGTGGTATTATCTCCTGAAAGTCGCAGTGACGGCAGTTCTGGTGGTTGCCGTTTCAGAAATTTCCAAACGCAGCTCACTCTTAGGTGGTGTGCTGGCTTCGTTACCTCTGGTGTCTTACCTCGGCTTGATCTGGCTCTATATTGACACGGGAAGCACTGCCAAAGTATCGGAACTGTCAAGCAGTATCTTCTGGCTGGTCCTGCCTTCACTCTCCTTCTTCCTGCTTTTGCCCTGGTTGCTGAAAAAAGGAATGGGCTTTGGTGCCAGCTTCGGAATCTCAACGGTCGCAATGATCGGCTTCTACCTGGCGATGGTCGTCTGTCTGAAGAAACTGGGCATTCAAGCCTAG
- a CDS encoding PAS domain S-box protein, with translation MPSAALLAKELQKNKDRLEFALDSGQIGIWEWDLKHNTIYGDQRTQDIFEVYGTEQEFRFQDFLNLLHPDDRKGIDDQIEDCITSGCPFNSKFRIIHADGSMHYIHAEGRVTYGDDGAPEQFIGVCHDFTESKLQENALLESEQNFRSTFEQIAIGIALVAPDGSWLRVNNGLCEIVGYDSDELLKLTFQDITHPDDLAADLYHVEQLLAGKIDSYSMEKRYLRKDGSEVWINLTVCLVRHHTGEPKHFISVVENIQERKDAAEELKQYHDQVEKLSLVASKTQHSVIISDAQGRIEWVNSAFSELTGYELAEIEGKKPGEILQGPNTDPETTAVMHDHLQQQKSVAVEIINYDRQQREYWVEVKIDPVFDEAGTLVNFIATQVDITPRKQSELALRKATGQFERLLTADILGIMTCRLDGRIEQINDELLRILGYSYEDAIDNQLNWQELTPPEWATMDLAATEELSQTGHAKPFEKEYLRKDGTRIPVVIGVTMLDEADDLCLCFVLDVTSQKATEESLKIAKQTAEEASRAKSEFLANMSHELRTPLNGIIGMTELLGLTKLDQRQHQFVDACRTSGESLLYLINDILDFSKIEAGKLELDQQAFDLEKLMIDTVSTMAWRAAEKGLELPYYVDPAARRMLNGDSNRLRQVLVNLIGNAVKFTEAGEVVVRVESVRTTQDQLRARFSISDTGIGISEEKIGRLFQSFSQADASTTRNYGGTGLGLAISKEIVELMGGTIGIESEPGTGSTFWFEIPFQVISDTAETSSQTSNLAGKRALIAEENQTWRQILCEYALELKLEAVAVSTFAEVQDTIEAGIQNNVAYDLLLVNSELAGADELKLWNSSREDLPHTVLLLNSLEDQLDSEQKREVDATICKPLHRRQLLSVIEGVLNGREEHGGLKTVESIKEYTTTEQPRLPAAHVLIAEDQSINQMYMEELLKALGCTCETALNGLETIEAVKRSQFDLILMDCQMPEMDGFEASRQIRQLEADGILSGRIPIVALTANAVKGDREVCLQAGMDDYLSKPVQANQIREVFARLLQQKPDTADSSRADCDQSEKSRAESPINSQQLWERCFKNLDFANSLLNELEAVGPDRIIEIQENADQRNLTGVADSAHALKGTAGILCASPLYDLSLQVEKASQNESYTDDLNELIKQVVAEMQECLDSLPKLRKEFQSINENAK, from the coding sequence CTGCCCTCCGCTGCGCTGCTGGCCAAAGAACTGCAGAAGAATAAAGATCGTCTCGAATTCGCCCTGGATTCGGGGCAGATCGGCATCTGGGAATGGGACCTCAAACACAATACAATTTATGGTGATCAACGAACACAAGATATATTCGAGGTCTACGGGACAGAGCAGGAGTTCCGGTTTCAAGATTTCCTGAACCTGCTGCATCCCGATGACCGCAAGGGAATTGATGATCAGATCGAAGACTGCATTACCTCCGGGTGCCCGTTCAATTCGAAGTTTCGGATCATCCATGCTGACGGCAGCATGCACTACATACACGCGGAAGGGAGAGTGACTTACGGAGACGATGGCGCACCCGAGCAATTCATCGGAGTCTGCCACGATTTCACGGAGAGTAAACTTCAGGAGAATGCGCTCCTGGAAAGCGAGCAGAATTTCCGCAGTACGTTCGAGCAGATTGCCATCGGCATTGCGCTGGTCGCCCCGGATGGGAGCTGGTTGCGAGTCAATAACGGGCTGTGTGAGATTGTCGGCTACGACAGTGATGAACTGTTGAAGCTGACTTTCCAGGATATTACGCACCCGGACGATCTGGCAGCCGACCTGTATCACGTCGAACAACTGTTAGCAGGCAAAATCGACTCCTACTCAATGGAAAAGCGGTATCTCCGCAAAGACGGCTCCGAGGTCTGGATTAACCTGACGGTCTGCCTGGTTCGACATCACACGGGAGAACCCAAGCACTTCATCTCTGTTGTCGAAAACATACAGGAACGCAAAGACGCGGCTGAGGAACTGAAACAATATCACGATCAGGTGGAAAAACTGTCTCTGGTTGCCAGCAAGACACAGCACTCGGTGATTATTTCCGATGCGCAGGGGCGGATTGAATGGGTGAACAGTGCATTCAGCGAGTTGACCGGATATGAACTGGCAGAAATCGAAGGCAAAAAACCGGGGGAGATCTTACAGGGACCAAATACAGATCCGGAAACGACGGCTGTAATGCATGACCATCTGCAACAGCAGAAAAGTGTGGCGGTTGAGATCATCAACTACGATCGGCAGCAGCGGGAATACTGGGTGGAAGTCAAAATCGATCCCGTATTCGATGAGGCGGGGACTTTGGTTAACTTCATCGCGACGCAGGTTGATATCACTCCGCGGAAGCAATCGGAGCTGGCATTACGCAAGGCCACCGGTCAGTTCGAGCGGTTACTGACTGCCGACATTCTGGGAATCATGACCTGCCGGCTGGATGGCAGAATCGAACAGATCAACGATGAACTGCTGCGCATTCTGGGCTACAGCTATGAAGATGCCATCGACAACCAACTCAACTGGCAAGAGTTAACGCCACCCGAGTGGGCAACAATGGACCTGGCGGCGACTGAAGAATTGAGCCAGACGGGACACGCCAAACCGTTCGAGAAAGAGTATCTCCGCAAGGACGGAACACGAATTCCAGTGGTGATTGGCGTGACCATGCTGGACGAAGCGGACGACCTCTGTCTCTGCTTCGTGCTGGATGTGACATCGCAGAAAGCGACCGAAGAAAGTTTGAAAATTGCCAAGCAGACGGCCGAAGAGGCGAGTCGGGCCAAGAGTGAATTTCTGGCGAACATGAGCCATGAACTGCGTACGCCTTTGAATGGAATCATTGGCATGACAGAGCTGCTGGGCTTGACAAAGCTTGATCAAAGACAGCACCAGTTTGTGGACGCCTGTCGGACCAGTGGGGAATCACTGTTGTACCTGATCAACGATATTCTCGACTTCTCCAAGATTGAAGCCGGGAAGCTGGAACTGGACCAGCAGGCCTTTGACCTCGAAAAGCTGATGATCGATACCGTATCGACCATGGCCTGGCGAGCCGCGGAAAAAGGACTGGAATTACCCTATTATGTCGATCCCGCTGCACGGCGCATGCTAAACGGCGACAGCAACCGCCTGCGTCAGGTTCTGGTAAACCTGATTGGAAATGCGGTCAAGTTTACCGAAGCGGGTGAAGTTGTGGTACGTGTTGAATCGGTACGTACAACTCAGGATCAGCTCAGGGCGCGATTCTCGATTTCTGATACCGGAATCGGCATTTCGGAAGAGAAAATCGGCCGCCTGTTTCAGTCGTTTTCGCAGGCAGATGCCTCGACGACGCGGAATTACGGAGGCACCGGTCTGGGGCTGGCGATCTCGAAGGAAATAGTAGAGCTGATGGGTGGGACCATCGGTATCGAAAGCGAACCGGGCACCGGCTCGACATTCTGGTTTGAGATTCCTTTCCAGGTTATTTCAGATACGGCAGAGACATCATCCCAGACTTCCAATCTGGCGGGTAAACGGGCACTGATTGCGGAAGAGAATCAGACCTGGAGACAGATTCTGTGTGAGTATGCCTTAGAGTTAAAGCTGGAGGCAGTGGCAGTCAGTACGTTCGCTGAAGTGCAAGATACGATCGAAGCCGGGATACAGAACAATGTTGCCTATGATCTGCTGCTGGTGAACTCAGAGTTGGCCGGAGCTGATGAGCTGAAGTTATGGAACAGTTCCCGGGAGGACCTGCCTCACACCGTGTTGTTGCTCAATTCACTGGAAGACCAGCTGGATTCAGAGCAGAAGCGTGAAGTTGACGCGACGATCTGCAAACCACTGCATCGACGTCAGTTGTTGAGCGTGATCGAAGGTGTATTGAACGGCCGAGAAGAGCACGGTGGCCTGAAAACAGTGGAGTCTATCAAGGAATATACGACAACGGAGCAGCCCCGACTACCAGCGGCCCATGTACTGATTGCAGAAGATCAGAGCATCAACCAGATGTATATGGAAGAGTTGCTCAAAGCGCTGGGCTGCACTTGTGAAACGGCTCTGAACGGACTCGAAACCATTGAAGCGGTCAAACGAAGTCAGTTTGACCTGATTCTGATGGATTGTCAGATGCCGGAGATGGATGGTTTTGAAGCTTCGCGGCAGATCCGTCAACTGGAGGCAGACGGTATTTTAAGTGGTCGCATCCCCATTGTGGCGTTGACCGCGAATGCGGTGAAAGGGGATCGCGAAGTCTGTCTGCAGGCCGGGATGGATGATTATCTCAGTAAACCGGTTCAGGCGAATCAGATTCGAGAAGTGTTCGCACGACTGCTGCAACAGAAGCCAGATACTGCTGATTCGTCCCGCGCGGATTGTGATCAGAGCGAGAAGAGCCGTGCCGAGTCACCGATAAACAGTCAGCAACTCTGGGAGCGCTGTTTTAAAAACCTGGATTTTGCCAACTCATTATTGAATGAACTTGAGGCCGTCGGCCCCGACCGCATCATTGAGATTCAAGAGAATGCCGATCAGAGGAATCTGACAGGAGTCGCGGATTCGGCGCATGCGTTAAAGGGGACGGCAGGAATTCTTTGTGCCTCTCCGTTATATGACCTTTCGCTCCAGGTCGAGAAGGCCAGTCAGAATGAGTCATACACAGATGATCTTAACGAGCTGATCAAGCAGGTGGTTGCAGAAATGCAGGAGTGCCTGGACAGCCTGCCTAAACTACGAAAAGAATTTCAATCAATCAACGAGAACGCGAAATGA